In Helicobacter sp. 11S03491-1, the genomic stretch TGATATTTTTATTGATAATTTTGATATACCCTACATCGGGTTCTAAAATGCCCAAAATTTGTTTGATGAGAGTGCTTTTGCCACTCCCATTGCTGCCTAGTATCCCAATAAATTCACCTTTTTTGGCTTCAAAATTAATATTTTGGAGAATTTTGTGGGTATGGTAACTAAAATTTAATTCTTGGATACTGATGGATTCTAGCATGGTTTGAAACTTTTTTGAAACGCAAGATAGAGAAAAAAAGGTGCTCCAAAAAAAGCCGTGATCACACCAATGGGAATTTCTATAGGAGCAAGGATTACCCTTCCAAAAGTATCGCAAACAAGCAAAAATACCCCACCCAATGCGCAAGACATAGGAAGTAAGAGAGAATGGTTATTAGTTTTTAGAAGTATGCGAATTGTATGGGGGATAATAAGACCAACAAAGCCTATCAAACCGCTAAACCCTACGCAAAATGCTACTCCTAAAGAACTGGCAATCAAAAGAGATCTTTTGGATTTTGAAACATTTATACCAAGACTTTTGGCTTCATCATCTCCACTTAGAAGAATATTAAGCTCCAATCTTTTGATATAAAAATAAATCAAACATCCCGTCACCGGAATAATTAGAATAAACACTTCTTTCCATGAAGCACCCCCAAGATAACCCATAAGCCAAGCTATAATTTTAAAAGAGTCTTCCCCGATAAGATAAATACCCAAAGTTGTGAATGCTCCTAAAAATGAAGACATTGCGATACCTATGACAAGTAATGTAGTGATGTTTTGTCTTTTTGAAATAGAAAATATCAACAATGAAAATCCAACACAACAAACAAATCCAAAAATTCCATAGTAAAAATCAGGCATTTTTAGAAGATAGGCTAAGATTGCCCCAAATGTAGCGCTTGAAGCAATGCCTATAATATAGGGGTCTGCAATAGGGTTGATAAAAACACTTTGGACAACCAGTCCTGATGTTGAAAGCAGCATACCAATCAATATTGCCATCAAAACTCTAGGCGCTCTAATATCCATTAAAATAATTTTAGCCATTGTATCCGGATTGCTCCATTCAAGAGAAACACTCCCAATACTTAAGGCTATAGGGATAACCACTATGTAGGATAAAATAATAAATAAGTAAAGTCTAAAAATCATAGCGGAGTTCAGCATAATAGCTTCTACCTGGGGCAGGGATATAGCCTGCAGTGATAAATTGATCTTGGCTTTTAGCTAATTGATATTCATAATAAAGAGTGTTGAAGATATTGCGAATACCTCCATTGAATTTAAATCCTTTGAAACTATAATTAAATCCTAAATCTGTGAGGATATAGGCATCAACTTTAGAATAACTATTATCTACAGAAGGACCAAAAAAGCTGTTGTTAGTAAAAATGCTTAAGAGTTGGCGAGTGGTTTTGAGAATATCATAAGCAATTCCTAATGTAATTTTGTAATCTTTGGCTAGAGGCACTTTTTTATTTTTATTGATACCTTTAGTTATTGAGGCATCCAGATAGGAGAGGGATTCATTTAGATGAAGGGAATTAAAAATATCTTGAATGCCAATCAATTCTACTCCTAATCTTTGAGTTTGATTAAGATTGGTGTAATTCCAGATAAGACCATGAGAGATTTGATTGATATTGATTTCATCTTGAGTGAGTGTATAATAAAGGGTAGCTGAGAGATAGCTATAAGCAAATTCATCTTTCCAACCCAATTCAAAAGTATCATATTTCTCAGGTTTAAGACCATTATAATAAAGTCCTTTTTTGTTAGAATCCATAAGTTGGTTGGGAGATGGGGTAATAAAGCCGCGTTCATACTTGGCATACACATTCCCGGTATCTGAATATTTGAAATTAGGGGTAAGCTCTAGGGCATAATTATTTTTGGATTCATGAAGGTGAAAATATGGATCGTTTTTACCATCGGGACCTGTATAGTCTGCTAAAACAGTAAAAAGCATTCTGCTATCAGCATTAACGCGAGTGAATTTATTTCTACCTAAACTATAAAGGCTATTTTCATATCTTGCCCCACCACTGAGTTCAAACCATTTAAAGAATTTATATCTATCAAGAATATAAAAAGAGTTGGATAATTTTTGTGCATTAAGATTGCTTGTCCAAAAATGATCCCTCAAAATTCCTGAAGTCAAATCAATCATTGTAGGTTTATGTGTAGTAGTATCTAGCGGCATACCGGGAAATTTTTTTGCTGTTGTCGTAACGACATAATGAGATTT encodes the following:
- a CDS encoding iron ABC transporter permease gives rise to the protein MLNSAMIFRLYLFIILSYIVVIPIALSIGSVSLEWSNPDTMAKIILMDIRAPRVLMAILIGMLLSTSGLVVQSVFINPIADPYIIGIASSATFGAILAYLLKMPDFYYGIFGFVCCVGFSLLIFSISKRQNITTLLVIGIAMSSFLGAFTTLGIYLIGEDSFKIIAWLMGYLGGASWKEVFILIIPVTGCLIYFYIKRLELNILLSGDDEAKSLGINVSKSKRSLLIASSLGVAFCVGFSGLIGFVGLIIPHTIRILLKTNNHSLLLPMSCALGGVFLLVCDTFGRVILAPIEIPIGVITAFFGAPFFLYLAFQKSFKPC
- a CDS encoding TonB-dependent receptor; the protein is MKKRKILALSVFLFQILYAANQTEATLNKVVTSATGFDMQLKDEPRNIYVIDKDQITNKGYQSLDEALKYVPLLSFSNNGFGGNIDLRGQGGEANMAVKVLVNRVPINLLDTSHGTTPINMINIEDIESIEVLPGGGAVVYGNGTRGGVINIVTKQNPKNFANLTLKGGSYQAKNTLFGRADISAGRNFGEKFFLKADASVANTNGYRRGDSLFNYYLGGQARYQITSNQSLNLNVNYSHSLSITSPALSFEEIKKDRRAQGKGKIKSLEDFVSTSIDYRIKTDSWDFDLLGFYEMNHTNYPTNISQAQSHGQTTPFDESGTSFFNQAAGLNFKGKWDKYKNTLLFGYDFLYQNTLRDSKSHYVVTTTAKKFPGMPLDTTTHKPTMIDLTSGILRDHFWTSNLNAQKLSNSFYILDRYKFFKWFELSGGARYENSLYSLGRNKFTRVNADSRMLFTVLADYTGPDGKNDPYFHLHESKNNYALELTPNFKYSDTGNVYAKYERGFITPSPNQLMDSNKKGLYYNGLKPEKYDTFELGWKDEFAYSYLSATLYYTLTQDEININQISHGLIWNYTNLNQTQRLGVELIGIQDIFNSLHLNESLSYLDASITKGINKNKKVPLAKDYKITLGIAYDILKTTRQLLSIFTNNSFFGPSVDNSYSKVDAYILTDLGFNYSFKGFKFNGGIRNIFNTLYYEYQLAKSQDQFITAGYIPAPGRSYYAELRYDF